In Pyrus communis chromosome 8, drPyrComm1.1, whole genome shotgun sequence, one genomic interval encodes:
- the LOC137742367 gene encoding histone H3.2, which yields MARTKQTARKSTGGKAPRKQLATKAARKSAPATGGVKKPHRFRPGTVALREIRKYQKSTELLIRKLPFQRLVREIAQDFKTDLRFQSSAVSALQEAAEAYLVGLFEDTNLCAIHAKRVTIMPKDIQLARRIRGERA from the coding sequence ATGGCTCGTACCAAGCAGACTGCTCGCAAGTCCACCGGAGGAAAGGCACCGAGGAAGCAGCTGGCAACTAAGGCTGCTAGGAAGTCTGCTCCGGCGACCGGTGGAGTGAAGAAGCCCCACCGCTTCAGGCCGGGAACTGTGGCGCTGAGGGAAATCAGGAAGTACCAGAAGAGCACTGAGCTCCTGATCCGCAAGCTTCCGTTCCAGAGGCTTGTGAGGGAGATCGCACAGGATTTCAAGACCGATCTGAGGTTCCAGAGCAGCGCGGTGTCGGCGCTCCAGGAGGCGGCGGAGGCGTACTTGGTGGGTCTGTTTGAGGACACCAACCTCTGCGCTATTCATGCCAAGAGGGTCACCATAATGCCCAAGGACATCCAGCTTGCTCGCAGGATTAGGGGCGAGAGGGCTTAA
- the LOC137742365 gene encoding beta-glucosidase 12-like isoform X1 codes for MALQLRCWIVCLLLLVLLVSVALTNNTDASTDPPIHCGSLSRSSFEPGFIFGTASASYQFEGAAKEDGRGPSIWDTYTHAHPERIVDGSNGDVAVDQYHRYKEDVRIMKDMGLDVYRFSISWSRLLPSGKLSGGVNQRGIIHYNNLIDELLSNGIKPVVTLFHWDVPEALEHEYGGFLSPRIINHFREYAELCYKEFGDRVKQWTTLNEPHSVSNNGFAVGSQAPGRCSYWQNRNCLGGDSAIEPYVATHHLLLAHAAAVKVYKDKYQAFQKGLIGITLNTYWFVPASETKEDKHAALRSLDFMFGWFMEPLTSGDYPQSMRSLVGNRLPVFTNEESMLLTRSFDFLGLNYYTARYSSNDVPDNSSIPASYVTDSHVKVTIELNGVPIGPPTASDWLYVYPKGVYDLLLYIKKKYNDPLIYITESGVSEFNDPKLSLEEALNDTNRVDYYYRHLCYVRAAIKNGSKVKGYIAWSLLDNFEWEIGYAVRFGINYVDYNNGLKRYPKLSAHWFKSFLKKDSRSVAIQNVRNTRFVYQI; via the exons ATGGCATTACAATTGCGATGTTGGATCGTATGCTTGTTACTATTGGTGTTACTAGTTAGCGTTGCATTGACAAATAACACAGATGCTAGTACTGATCCGCCCATTCATTGTGGCTCTCTCAGCAGAAGTAGTTTTGAACCAGGGTTCATATTTGGCACAGCTTCGGCATCTTATCAG TTCGAAGGTGCTGCAAAAGAAGATGGTAGAGGGCCAAGCATATGGGATACCTATACGCACGCCCATCCAG AAAGAATTGTAGATGGCAGCAACGGAGATGTTGCTGTTGATCAATATCACCGCTATAAG GAAGATGTGAGGATAATGAAGGATATGGGGCTGGATGTTTATAGGTTCTCTATCTCGTGGTCCAGATTGCTACCAA GTGGAAAGTTAAGTGGCGGCGTGAACCAGAGGGGAATCATACATTACAATAATCTTATCGATGAACTCCTAAGCAACG GTATAAAACCAGTTGTGACACTCTTTCATTGGGATGTTCCTGAAGCTTTGGAACACGAATATGGTGGTTTCTTAAGCCCTCGTATTAT CAATCATTTTAGAGAGTATGCAGAGCTTTGTTATAAGGAATTTGGTGATCGAGTAAAGCAATGGACCACGTTGAATGAGCCGCATAGTGTTTCAAACAATGGATTTGCAGTTGGGTCTCAAGCACCGGGGCGTTGCTCTTATTGGCAAAATCGGAATTGTCTCGGCGGAGATTCAGCAATCGAACCATACGTGGCGACGCACCATCTCCTTCTTGCTCATGCAGCTGCTGTAAAAGTGTACAAAGATAAATATCAG GCATTTCAAAAGGGTCTGATCGGAATAACATTGAATACATATTGGTTTGTTCCTGCTTCGGAGACAAAGGAAGATAAACATGCTGCATTACGGTCATTGGATTTTATGTTTGGATG GTTTATGGAGCCATTGACAAGTGGGGATTATCCACAGAGCATGCGATCTCTGGTTGGAAATCGATTACCAGTATTCACCAACGAAGAATCCATGTTGCTAACTAGgtcatttgattttcttggaTTAAATTATTATACTGCTAGATACTCAAGCAATGACGTACCTGATAATTCTTCCATACCTGCAAGCTACGTAACAGATTCTCATGTCAAAGTTACAA TTGAGCTTAATGGCGTCCCAATTGGTCCACCG ACTGCTTCAGATTGGTTATACGtttatccaaaaggagtttatGATCTTTTACTCTACATAAAGAAAAAGTATAATGATCCACTCATTTACATTACTGAAAGTG GTGTATCCGAGTTCAATGATCCTAAATTATCACTCGAGGAAGCCCTTAATGATACTAATAGAGTTGACTACTATTATCGCCACTTATGTTACGTTCGAGCTGCAATCAA aaatggatccaaagtgaagGGATACATTGCATGGTCATTACTGGACAACTTTGAATGGGAAATAGGATACGCTGTGCGATTTGGTATCAACTATGTGGATTACAACAATGGGTTGAAAAGATATCCGAAACTCTCTGCGCACTGGTTCAAAAGTTTCCTCAAGAAGGACTCTAGAAGTGTCGCAATCCAAAATGTTAGAAACACCAGGTTTGTGTATCAAATTTGA
- the LOC137742365 gene encoding beta-glucosidase 12-like isoform X2 encodes MLVLIRPFIVALSAEVVLNQGSYLAQLRHLISSKVLQKKMVEGQAYGIPIRTPIQEDVRIMKDMGLDVYRFSISWSRLLPSGKLSGGVNQRGIIHYNNLIDELLSNGIKPVVTLFHWDVPEALEHEYGGFLSPRIINHFREYAELCYKEFGDRVKQWTTLNEPHSVSNNGFAVGSQAPGRCSYWQNRNCLGGDSAIEPYVATHHLLLAHAAAVKVYKDKYQAFQKGLIGITLNTYWFVPASETKEDKHAALRSLDFMFGWFMEPLTSGDYPQSMRSLVGNRLPVFTNEESMLLTRSFDFLGLNYYTARYSSNDVPDNSSIPASYVTDSHVKVTIELNGVPIGPPTASDWLYVYPKGVYDLLLYIKKKYNDPLIYITESGVSEFNDPKLSLEEALNDTNRVDYYYRHLCYVRAAIKNGSKVKGYIAWSLLDNFEWEIGYAVRFGINYVDYNNGLKRYPKLSAHWFKSFLKKDSRSVAIQNVRNTRFVYQI; translated from the exons ATGCTAGTACTGATCCGCCCATTCATTGTGGCTCTCTCAGCAGAAGTAGTTTTGAACCAGGGTTCATATTTGGCACAGCTTCGGCATCTTATCAG TTCGAAGGTGCTGCAAAAGAAGATGGTAGAGGGCCAAGCATATGGGATACCTATACGCACGCCCATCCAG GAAGATGTGAGGATAATGAAGGATATGGGGCTGGATGTTTATAGGTTCTCTATCTCGTGGTCCAGATTGCTACCAA GTGGAAAGTTAAGTGGCGGCGTGAACCAGAGGGGAATCATACATTACAATAATCTTATCGATGAACTCCTAAGCAACG GTATAAAACCAGTTGTGACACTCTTTCATTGGGATGTTCCTGAAGCTTTGGAACACGAATATGGTGGTTTCTTAAGCCCTCGTATTAT CAATCATTTTAGAGAGTATGCAGAGCTTTGTTATAAGGAATTTGGTGATCGAGTAAAGCAATGGACCACGTTGAATGAGCCGCATAGTGTTTCAAACAATGGATTTGCAGTTGGGTCTCAAGCACCGGGGCGTTGCTCTTATTGGCAAAATCGGAATTGTCTCGGCGGAGATTCAGCAATCGAACCATACGTGGCGACGCACCATCTCCTTCTTGCTCATGCAGCTGCTGTAAAAGTGTACAAAGATAAATATCAG GCATTTCAAAAGGGTCTGATCGGAATAACATTGAATACATATTGGTTTGTTCCTGCTTCGGAGACAAAGGAAGATAAACATGCTGCATTACGGTCATTGGATTTTATGTTTGGATG GTTTATGGAGCCATTGACAAGTGGGGATTATCCACAGAGCATGCGATCTCTGGTTGGAAATCGATTACCAGTATTCACCAACGAAGAATCCATGTTGCTAACTAGgtcatttgattttcttggaTTAAATTATTATACTGCTAGATACTCAAGCAATGACGTACCTGATAATTCTTCCATACCTGCAAGCTACGTAACAGATTCTCATGTCAAAGTTACAA TTGAGCTTAATGGCGTCCCAATTGGTCCACCG ACTGCTTCAGATTGGTTATACGtttatccaaaaggagtttatGATCTTTTACTCTACATAAAGAAAAAGTATAATGATCCACTCATTTACATTACTGAAAGTG GTGTATCCGAGTTCAATGATCCTAAATTATCACTCGAGGAAGCCCTTAATGATACTAATAGAGTTGACTACTATTATCGCCACTTATGTTACGTTCGAGCTGCAATCAA aaatggatccaaagtgaagGGATACATTGCATGGTCATTACTGGACAACTTTGAATGGGAAATAGGATACGCTGTGCGATTTGGTATCAACTATGTGGATTACAACAATGGGTTGAAAAGATATCCGAAACTCTCTGCGCACTGGTTCAAAAGTTTCCTCAAGAAGGACTCTAGAAGTGTCGCAATCCAAAATGTTAGAAACACCAGGTTTGTGTATCAAATTTGA
- the LOC137743326 gene encoding histone H3.2, which produces MARTKQTARKSTGGKAPRKQLATKAARKSAPATGGVKKPHRFRPGTVALREIRKYQKSTELLIRKLPFQRLVREIAQDFKTDLRFQSSAVSALQEAAEAYLVGLFEDTNLCAIHAKRVTIMPKDIQLARRIRGERA; this is translated from the coding sequence ATGGCTCGTACCAAGCAGACTGCTCGCAAGTCCACCGGAGGAAAGGCTCCAAGGAAGCAGCTGGCAACTAAGGCGGCTAGGAAGTCTGCTCCGGCGACCGGTGGAGTGAAGAAGCCCCACCGCTTCAGGCCGGGAACTGTGGCGCTGAGGGAAATCAGGAAGTACCAGAAGAGCACTGAGCTCCTGATCCGCAAGCTTCCGTTCCAGAGGCTTGTGAGGGAGATCGCACAGGACTTCAAGACCGATCTGAGGTTCCAGAGTAGCGCGGTGTCGGCGCTCCAGGAGGCGGCGGAGGCTTACTTGGTGGGTCTGTTTGAGGACACCAACCTCTGCGCTATTCATGCCAAGAGGGTCACCATAATGCCCAAGGACATCCAGCTTGCTCGCAGGATTAGGGGCGAGAGGGCTTAA
- the LOC137743230 gene encoding uncharacterized protein: protein MDKQKATVTGYVDQRKVLKVVCTSTKRNEVLIFDISYISSKPSQVLRTRHSVSVFGSNIHKGLTDIASTSLDDSRILASDTHGAINVWDRRKSTFPCLELTTDSRGTLNSIQLNVENQIVFGAGKNGFIYIWDLRGGRTSSTLQSNKEIRHPPLTSLKLSSMLEKIGPLKAQSDIVSKEIQSINLDPSCPRQLAFHLDDGWSGVLDVYNFQVTHIHCPPPAWLNDSGVSADLLYLRKPSWLPINSIYVVGSSTDSGIYILDFYPDSSSPSHVDYIDDAQNLSGVKNQEKKNRFLPLSERVTACAAHPLNSTIIAGTRNSSLLVISQSHKSC, encoded by the exons ATGGATAAACAAAAGGCGACGGTGACGGGGTATGTAGATCAAAGGAAGGTGTTAAAG GTTGTTTGCACATCTACAAAAAGGAATGAAGTACTTATATTTGATATTAGTTATATCTCATCTAAACCATCCCAG GTGTTAAGGACAAGACATAGTGTTTCCGTCTTTGGGTCTAATATTCATAAAGGCCTTACTGATATTGCTTCTACTTCACTTGACGATTCCAG AATACTGGCTTCTGATACACATGGTGCAATCAACGTATGGGACAGAAGAAAGAGCACATTTCCATGTCTTGAACTCACTACAGATTCCCGTGGAACCCTTAATAGTATCCAATTGAATGTGGAAAATCAG atCGTTTTTGGAGCTGGAAAGAATGGATTTATTTATATATGGGATCTTCGTGGTGGAAGAACATCTTCTACTCTTCAGAGTAATAAAGAA ATACGTCATCCACCTCTAACATCATTGAAGTTATCATCAATGTTAGAGAAAATTGGGCCTCTGAAG GCACAATCAGACATTGTTTCTAAGGAGATACAATCCATAAATCTCGATCCATCTTGCCCGCGTCAGTTGGCATTCCACCTTGATGATGGTTG GTCAGGTGTTTTGGATGtttataattttcaagttaCACATATTCATTGTCCTCCGCCTGCTTGGTT AAATGATTCTGGTGTATCAGCTGATCTGTTATATTTGAGAAAACCTTCATGGCTGCCAATAAATTCG ATCTATGTGGTTGGATCATCAACTGACAGTGGGATTTATATTTTGGATTTCTATCCCGATTCAAGCTCTCCTAGCCATGTTGACTACAT AGACGATGCACAAAATCTTTCTGGGGTAAAGAATCAAGAGAAGAAAAACAGGTTTCTTCCATTGTCAGAAAGGGTTACAGCATGTGCAGCTCATCCTCTCAACAGTACCATCATTGCTGGAACAAGG AATTCATCTTTGCTCGTGATTTCGCAAAGTCACAAGTCATGTTAA
- the LOC137743540 gene encoding G2/mitotic-specific cyclin S13-7-like: MEEAKPAVVPQQPKGGDALRRDRRVLQDIGNRPITRSFHAQLIAKGQEKGVNDVNPVVLPVLDDKLALNRKRVPAKKVVPRKEIDKPKSDAVVVISSDEGEEKKKPVNQCKPEEGRKEVKTLTSILTARSKAMALGVNIKPKAKIVEIDSADVNDELAVVEYIDDLYKFYKLTEDDSRVHDYMDSQPNINTKMRSILIDWLIDVHRKFELMPETFYLTVNIIDRYLSKKIISRRELQLIGISSMVIASKYEEIWAPQVNDFVCLSDYAYTSDQILRMEKAILGKLEWYLTVPTPYVFLSRYIKASVSPDEETKNMVFFLAELGILHYPTIILYSPSMISAAAVYAARYTLNKNPFWTETLKHHTGYSEDQLRDCARLLVGLHLNAAESKLQAVYRKFSRPDYGAVALSVPAKSFQPSS; the protein is encoded by the exons ATGGAGGAAGCCAAACCAGCGGTTGTTCCACAGCAACCCAAAG GTGGTGATGCACTCAGAAGGGACAGGCGAGTTCTTCAAGACATTGGCAATCGCCCCATTACTAG GAGTTTTCATGCACAACTGATAGCAAAGGGACAAGAAAAAGGAGTTAACGATGTG AACCCTGTGGTGCTGCCAGTACTTGATGATAAGCTAGCTCTCAATCGAAAGCGTGTTCCTGCCAAGAAGGTAGTTCCCAGGAAGGAAATTGACAAGCCAAAATCTGATGCTGTGGTTGTTATTAGTTCtgatgaaggagaagaaaagaagaagcctGTGAATCAATGCAAGCCAGAAGAAGGGCGGAAGGAAGTCAAGACACTGACTTCGATCCTCACAGCTCGAAGCAAG GCTATGGCTCTTGGAGTGAACATCAAGCCAAAAGCAAAGATTGTTGAAATCGATTCAGCTGATGTCAATGATGAATTAGCAGTGGTGGAATACATTGATGATTTATACAAGTTCTACAAGCTCACTGAA GATGATAGCCGTGTTCATGACTACATGGATTCTCAACCAAACATAAATACAAAGATGAGATCAATCCTCATAGACTGGTTGATAGATGTTCACAGGAAATTTGAACTGATGCCTGAAACCTTCTACCTGACTGTGAACATAATTGATCGCTACCTTTCGAAGAAGATTATTTCTAGGAGGGAACTTCAGCTAATTGGTATTAGTTCTATGGTTATAGCATCCAAATATGAGGAAATATGGGCTCCACAG GTCAATGACTTTGTTTGCTTATCAGACTACGCATACACCAGCGATCAGATACTACGCATGGAGAAAGCAATCCTGGGGAAGCTGGAGTGGTATTTGACAGTTCCCACCCCTTATGTCTTCCTGTCTCGATACATCAAAGCTTCTGTTTCGCCTGATGAGGAG ACGAAGAACATGGTTTTCTTTCTAGCTGAGCTCGGAATCCTGCATTATCCAACTATCATTCTGTACTCCCCATCTATGATATCTGCTGCTGCCGTCTATGCTGCGCGTTATACTCTCAATAAGAATCCTTTCTGGACTGAAACTTTGAAGCACCACACTGGCTATTCTGAAGACCAGTTGAG GGACTGTGCCAGGCTCTTGGTCGGCCTTCACTTGAATGCAGCGGAAAGTAAACTTCAAGCAGTTTACAGGAAATTCTCAAGGCCGGATTATGGTGCTGTTGCTCTTTCCGTTCCAGCCAAAAGTTTTCAGCCATCTTCATGA
- the LOC137742781 gene encoding histone H3.2, whose product MARTKQTARKSTGGKAPRKQLATKAARKSAPATGGVKKPHRFRPGTVALREIRKYQKSTELLIRKLPFQRLVREIAQDFKTDLRFQSSAVAALQEAAEAYLVGLFEDTNLCAIHAKRVTIMPKDIQLARRIRGERA is encoded by the coding sequence ATGGCACGCACCAAGCAAACCGCCCGGAAATCCACCGGAGGCAAGGCCCCAAGGAAGCAGCTGGCCACCAAGGCTGCCCGGAAGTCTGCTCCGGCGACCGGAGGAGTGAAGAAGCCTCACCGCTTCAGGCCGGGAACTGTGGCGCTGAGAGAGATCAGGAAGTACCAGAAGAGCACCGAGCTCCTGATCCGCAAGCTGCCATTCCAAAGGCTGGTGAGGGAGATCGCCCAGGACTTCAAGACCGATCTGAGGTTCCAGAGCAGCGCCGTGGCGGCGCTCCAGGAGGCGGCGGAGGCGTACTTGGTGGGACTGTTCGAGGACACCAACCTCTGCGCGATACATGCCAAGAGAGTTACCATTATGCCCAAGGATATCCAGCTCGCTCGGAGGATTAGGGGCGAGAGGGCTTGA